The following are from one region of the Methanorbis furvi genome:
- a CDS encoding thioredoxin family protein, protein MDDPELEQLRKKRLEELAVAVPPPEGWPIVHLTEYNFNQVTLQRPKVVIDFWAEWCGPCRYFGPIFEEMSTEFPEVQFCKCDTDRNHGIATQLHITNIPLVMYIRDGTAVRMRAGAMSAEKFREELTQVFRTDDTV, encoded by the coding sequence ATGGACGATCCCGAACTGGAACAGCTGAGAAAAAAGCGTCTCGAGGAACTCGCAGTAGCGGTCCCGCCGCCGGAGGGATGGCCGATAGTGCATCTCACGGAATACAACTTCAATCAGGTGACATTGCAGAGACCAAAAGTCGTGATCGACTTCTGGGCGGAATGGTGCGGGCCCTGCCGGTACTTCGGGCCGATCTTTGAAGAGATGTCAACCGAGTTCCCGGAGGTTCAGTTCTGCAAATGCGACACAGACCGCAACCACGGCATCGCAACCCAGCTGCACATCACCAACATCCCGCTCGTCATGTACATCCGTGACGGAACAGCCGTCCGGATGCGGGCAGGAGCAATGTCTGCGGAAAAGTTCCGCGAAGAGCTGACACAGGTATTCAGAACTGATGACACTGTTTGA
- the apgM gene encoding 2,3-bisphosphoglycerate-independent phosphoglycerate mutase, which produces MTASKILLLIIDGVGDRPCECLDGKTPLEAARIPNLDELAATGICGIMDPVAPGIRAGSDTSHLSILGYPPQQYYTGRGPLEAAGCGIQMEPGMIGFRANYATLDDAGNVIDRRAGRIADTTEISAAVRDGVDLSKYGVTIEFEPGTGHRAALALRGKGLSADVSSNDPKITGIPPKTIHSEGSDTDSALFTAEVCNEFCRQAENILKNHPVNLARKAAGKNPANTILIRGSGVMGVYEPFEERHGLSGSVVAAAALIAGIGSSVGLKRVPVNPDTSLDEQVRLVLNEFATQDFVLFNIKNADEYGHDGKAAEKKDFLEKIDKELRPFMEMPGLMIAVCGDHSTPCTIKEHSADPVPLIIRGDGTRVDRVTAYDEISCAAGALCRISGGDLMPILLDLIDKTHKYGA; this is translated from the coding sequence ATGACAGCATCCAAAATACTTCTTCTCATCATCGACGGCGTGGGTGACCGTCCATGCGAATGTCTGGATGGAAAAACACCGCTCGAGGCTGCCCGCATTCCCAACCTCGACGAACTTGCCGCAACCGGCATCTGCGGTATCATGGACCCGGTCGCCCCGGGAATCCGTGCAGGCTCAGACACCTCCCACTTAAGCATCCTCGGCTATCCTCCCCAGCAATACTATACCGGCCGCGGACCTCTGGAGGCGGCAGGCTGCGGCATTCAGATGGAGCCGGGCATGATCGGGTTCCGTGCCAATTATGCGACTCTTGACGATGCGGGCAATGTGATTGACCGCCGCGCCGGAAGAATTGCCGACACCACCGAGATATCTGCAGCAGTCCGCGACGGTGTTGACCTCAGCAAATACGGAGTCACCATCGAGTTCGAGCCGGGCACCGGCCACCGTGCGGCTCTTGCCCTTCGCGGCAAAGGCCTCTCGGCTGACGTCTCCAGCAACGACCCCAAAATCACCGGCATTCCGCCCAAGACCATTCATTCCGAAGGCTCTGACACTGATTCGGCATTGTTCACCGCCGAGGTCTGCAACGAGTTCTGCCGTCAGGCAGAAAACATTCTGAAGAATCATCCGGTCAACCTTGCCCGCAAAGCCGCAGGCAAAAATCCGGCGAACACCATCCTCATCCGGGGAAGCGGGGTCATGGGCGTCTACGAACCGTTCGAGGAACGTCACGGACTCTCCGGCAGTGTCGTTGCCGCAGCCGCCCTTATTGCCGGCATCGGCAGTTCGGTTGGTCTCAAACGTGTTCCGGTGAATCCTGACACTTCGCTTGATGAACAGGTCAGACTCGTTCTTAACGAGTTTGCAACGCAGGACTTTGTTCTCTTCAATATCAAAAACGCAGACGAGTACGGTCATGACGGCAAGGCTGCCGAAAAGAAGGACTTCCTTGAAAAGATCGACAAGGAACTTCGGCCGTTCATGGAGATGCCGGGGCTGATGATCGCCGTCTGCGGTGACCACTCAACACCGTGCACCATTAAAGAGCACAGCGCCGACCCTGTCCCGCTGATCATCCGCGGCGACGGCACGAGAGTCGACCGCGTCACCGCGTACGATGAAATTTCCTGCGCGGCCGGCGCTCTGTGCCGGATTTCGGGCGGTGATCTCATGCCGATCCTTCTTGATCTCATTGACAAAACCCATAAGTACGGCGCATAA
- a CDS encoding acyltransferase, translating into MAEGKKRIIVAEPIPEAELSQDDAIPAVEIEEQPECVPETETGSAYREESAVAAIATAELFKKCILPDKTELQERILKTKNDILVGDHCDIDYGLYGNDIVICEFCKLTGDVVAEGDLRIDNFCEISGTVICNGDAYLGEGVKVHGKLTVGGNLDIGDNVFIEKEFKAFGDISIRNPMPVILYLLLYVMTMLHLDNEAEVEKTVNAMISEANSEPLVLPPRTTMDLRYFSVSTPMEVGSSSRLHGNIKAKSLVLHNDVTLFGGVHAVRRVKVGERTAVHGDVIGHSVRIERGADILGDVSGEKVWLHEDALVSGIIRSPGGLTIGRFEEKKG; encoded by the coding sequence ATGGCAGAAGGAAAAAAACGAATCATCGTCGCAGAACCCATTCCCGAAGCGGAGCTTTCCCAGGATGATGCAATACCTGCGGTAGAAATTGAGGAACAACCTGAGTGCGTCCCTGAAACGGAGACCGGATCAGCGTACCGCGAGGAGTCTGCGGTTGCGGCGATTGCGACCGCCGAGCTGTTTAAGAAGTGTATTCTGCCGGATAAAACCGAGCTGCAGGAGCGCATCCTCAAAACGAAGAACGATATTCTCGTGGGCGATCACTGCGACATTGACTACGGTCTTTACGGCAACGACATCGTCATCTGCGAGTTCTGTAAGCTGACCGGTGATGTTGTTGCCGAAGGGGATCTTCGAATTGATAACTTCTGCGAGATCAGCGGAACGGTCATCTGCAACGGCGATGCGTATCTCGGAGAGGGGGTAAAGGTTCACGGCAAGCTGACGGTCGGCGGGAATCTTGATATCGGCGATAATGTTTTCATCGAAAAGGAGTTCAAGGCGTTCGGCGACATCAGCATCAGAAATCCGATGCCGGTGATTCTTTATCTTCTGCTGTATGTGATGACGATGCTGCATCTTGACAACGAGGCCGAGGTGGAGAAGACGGTGAATGCGATGATCTCGGAAGCGAACAGTGAGCCGCTTGTGCTTCCGCCGCGGACGACGATGGATCTCCGTTACTTCTCGGTCTCAACCCCGATGGAGGTTGGTTCAAGCTCCCGTCTGCATGGAAACATTAAGGCGAAGTCTCTTGTTCTGCACAATGATGTGACGCTGTTCGGCGGTGTTCATGCGGTCCGCCGCGTGAAGGTCGGCGAGCGGACTGCGGTTCACGGTGATGTGATCGGCCATTCGGTTCGGATTGAGCGGGGTGCTGATATTCTTGGCGATGTTTCAGGCGAGAAGGTCTGGCTGCATGAGGATGCTCTGGTGAGCGGGATTATTCGTTCGCCCGGGGGTCTGACGATCGGACGGTTTGAGGAGAAGAAGGGATGA
- a CDS encoding phosphoribosylformylglycinamidine synthase encodes MVFRVFVEKKPALANEANAVLGELRTLLGMQNITTLRIINRYDADNIDRDLFEYAKHTVFSEPQLDIVSDAVPLRNSERIFAVEFLPGQFDQRADSAAQCIQLISQKERAIIKTARIYVIGGNISDDDLAAIKKYVINPIESREASLELPATLGLVCAAPEKVSVMTGFCSLDAAGLADFVKSFGLAMDAGDIAFCQQYFRTAGRDPTITEIKMIDTYWSDHCRHTTFLTTLDSVTTESPLLQKAFDDYLSVRKKINRTKPVNLMDIGTIAVKYLRSEGKLEKLDESEEVNACTVKITVTVDGKDEDWLLLFKNETHNHPTEIEPFGGAATCIGGAIRDPLSGRAYVYAAMRLTGAGNPLAPVDQTLPGKLPQRKIVTTAAAGYSSYGNQIGLATGMVDELYHPGYVAKRMEVGAVIGAAPAANVRRESPVPGDKIILLGGRTGRDGCGGATGSSKSHTAESLESCGAEVQKGNAPEERKIQRLFRNPAASTLIKRCNDFGAGGVSVAIGELADGVSINLNAVPKKYDGLDGTELAISESQERMAVVVAAADAEKFIALSHAENLEATVVAEVTAEPRVVMTWNDDVIVDISREFLNSNGVEKHISADLAVPEPFTKPFSGTFTENYSTLVGDLNICSKRGLSERFDSTIGAGAVLMPFGGKYQQTPVQAMVTKISVERGDTDDCSLMAWGYNPAIAEKSPYHSAYLAVVESVAKLVATGAEFSDVYLSFQEYFERLGLDSKRWGKPASALLGALSAQMGLGIGAIGGKDSMSGSFEQLNVPPTLISFAVTTEKIQNIISNEFKGPGHRVVLLSPAYDAESLPTTDSLLEIFSRATELMRNGSVLSCWTPVTGGIAEGVFKMALGNNIGFSYADSVPLADLFSYRYGSFILELDEGTDAVGTLLGMTTDVPELRLGSETISLTNLRQVYEAKLESVFPCNISQESAAIPKITFRDRNTAKPRVRVANPRVLIPVFPGTNCEYDSAKAVARAGAVPEVIVINNMTAEDTANSVDAVAEAIRRSHAIFIPGGFSGGDEPDGSGKFITAFFRNEKIKDAVHDLLKNRDGLICGICNGFQALIKLGLVPYGEIVDVDENSPTLTFNTIGRHQSRIVRTRVASVKSPWLSHVNVDDVFAVPISHGEGRFLAGADVVEALIANGQVATQYVDLDNQSTSDIHFNPNNSFMAIEAITSPDGRVLGKMGHSERVGEGLYRNVPDKFMMQLFESLVAYYR; translated from the coding sequence ATGGTTTTCAGAGTATTCGTTGAGAAAAAACCGGCTCTTGCCAATGAAGCAAACGCAGTTCTTGGCGAGCTGCGCACACTGCTCGGCATGCAAAACATCACAACGCTTCGGATCATCAACCGTTACGACGCCGACAACATCGACCGCGACCTCTTCGAATACGCCAAACACACCGTCTTCTCCGAACCCCAGCTTGACATCGTCTCTGACGCCGTCCCCCTCCGGAACAGTGAACGAATCTTCGCCGTCGAGTTCCTCCCCGGTCAGTTCGACCAGCGTGCCGACAGCGCAGCCCAGTGTATCCAGCTGATATCCCAAAAAGAACGCGCAATCATCAAAACCGCACGCATCTATGTCATCGGCGGAAACATCAGCGACGACGACCTCGCCGCCATCAAAAAATACGTCATCAACCCGATCGAAAGCCGTGAAGCATCCCTCGAACTCCCTGCAACCCTTGGACTTGTTTGCGCAGCCCCGGAGAAAGTCTCCGTCATGACCGGTTTCTGCAGTCTCGACGCCGCAGGCCTTGCTGACTTCGTCAAATCATTCGGCCTTGCCATGGACGCAGGCGACATCGCCTTTTGCCAGCAGTACTTCAGAACCGCAGGCCGCGACCCGACCATCACCGAAATTAAGATGATCGACACCTACTGGTCAGACCACTGCCGCCACACCACCTTCCTGACAACCCTCGACTCCGTAACAACAGAAAGCCCGCTCCTCCAAAAAGCCTTCGACGACTACCTTTCCGTGCGCAAAAAAATCAACCGCACCAAACCGGTCAACCTCATGGACATCGGCACCATCGCCGTAAAATATCTGCGTTCCGAAGGTAAGCTCGAAAAGCTTGACGAGTCCGAAGAGGTCAACGCCTGCACCGTCAAAATAACCGTCACCGTTGACGGCAAAGACGAAGACTGGCTGCTCTTATTCAAAAACGAAACCCACAACCACCCGACCGAGATCGAACCGTTCGGTGGTGCCGCAACCTGCATCGGCGGCGCAATCCGCGATCCGCTCTCCGGCAGAGCATACGTATACGCGGCCATGCGTCTGACCGGTGCTGGAAACCCGCTTGCGCCGGTTGACCAGACCCTCCCAGGCAAACTCCCCCAGAGAAAAATCGTCACCACCGCGGCAGCCGGCTACAGCTCCTACGGCAACCAGATTGGTCTGGCAACCGGCATGGTGGACGAACTCTACCACCCCGGCTACGTCGCAAAACGCATGGAGGTCGGAGCCGTCATCGGTGCAGCGCCGGCCGCAAACGTCCGCCGCGAGTCCCCTGTTCCGGGCGACAAAATAATTCTCCTCGGCGGCCGGACCGGCAGGGACGGCTGCGGCGGTGCGACCGGCTCCTCCAAATCCCACACAGCCGAGTCCCTCGAATCCTGCGGTGCCGAGGTGCAGAAAGGAAACGCTCCTGAGGAACGAAAAATCCAGCGTCTGTTCAGAAACCCTGCCGCATCCACACTCATCAAACGCTGCAATGACTTTGGTGCAGGCGGCGTCTCGGTTGCGATCGGCGAACTCGCTGACGGCGTCTCGATCAATCTCAACGCGGTTCCGAAAAAGTACGACGGCCTTGACGGCACCGAGCTTGCCATCAGCGAGTCGCAGGAACGAATGGCTGTCGTCGTCGCAGCAGCTGATGCTGAAAAGTTCATCGCGCTTTCCCATGCGGAAAATCTTGAGGCAACAGTCGTTGCCGAGGTGACTGCTGAGCCGCGTGTCGTAATGACATGGAACGATGACGTGATCGTTGATATCTCCCGCGAGTTCCTGAACTCAAACGGCGTGGAAAAACACATCTCTGCTGATCTCGCCGTGCCGGAACCATTCACAAAGCCGTTTTCAGGAACATTCACCGAAAACTACTCCACACTTGTGGGGGACTTAAACATCTGTTCCAAACGCGGACTCTCCGAGCGGTTCGACTCAACCATTGGTGCCGGTGCTGTTCTGATGCCGTTCGGTGGAAAGTATCAGCAGACGCCGGTGCAGGCAATGGTCACAAAGATTTCCGTTGAACGCGGCGACACCGATGACTGTTCCTTAATGGCATGGGGTTACAACCCTGCAATTGCAGAGAAGAGTCCGTATCACAGCGCGTACCTCGCGGTCGTCGAGAGCGTTGCAAAGCTTGTTGCAACCGGCGCTGAGTTCTCTGATGTCTACCTGTCGTTTCAGGAGTATTTTGAACGACTGGGTCTCGATTCGAAACGCTGGGGCAAACCGGCCTCTGCCCTGCTCGGCGCACTCTCGGCTCAGATGGGTCTTGGCATCGGGGCTATCGGCGGCAAGGACTCGATGAGCGGCTCGTTTGAGCAGCTCAATGTCCCGCCGACCCTGATATCGTTCGCGGTGACAACAGAAAAAATCCAAAACATCATCTCAAACGAGTTCAAAGGTCCCGGCCACCGCGTGGTCCTTCTCTCTCCTGCATACGATGCAGAGAGTTTGCCAACAACAGACTCGCTTCTGGAAATATTCTCTCGTGCAACTGAGCTGATGCGAAATGGTTCGGTCCTCTCCTGCTGGACACCGGTTACCGGCGGCATTGCCGAAGGAGTTTTCAAGATGGCTCTTGGCAACAACATCGGCTTTTCGTACGCTGACAGTGTGCCCCTCGCCGACCTCTTCTCCTACCGCTACGGCTCGTTCATTCTCGAGCTTGACGAAGGCACGGACGCGGTTGGCACGCTTCTCGGCATGACAACTGACGTGCCGGAACTCCGGCTCGGCAGCGAAACTATTTCGCTCACAAACCTCCGGCAGGTGTATGAGGCAAAGCTTGAGTCGGTGTTCCCCTGCAACATCTCTCAAGAGTCTGCAGCGATTCCAAAGATCACCTTCCGCGACCGAAACACCGCAAAGCCGCGTGTCCGTGTTGCAAATCCCCGCGTTCTCATTCCGGTGTTTCCGGGAACGAACTGTGAGTATGACAGCGCAAAGGCTGTCGCACGTGCCGGTGCTGTTCCTGAGGTCATCGTCATCAACAACATGACCGCAGAAGACACCGCAAACTCTGTCGACGCTGTGGCAGAAGCCATCCGCAGATCGCATGCGATCTTTATTCCGGGCGGCTTTTCCGGCGGCGACGAGCCGGACGGCTCGGGCAAGTTCATCACCGCATTTTTCCGCAACGAAAAAATCAAGGATGCGGTGCATGATCTGCTGAAGAACCGCGATGGTCTGATCTGCGGTATCTGCAACGGGTTCCAGGCACTGATCAAGCTGGGTCTTGTTCCGTACGGCGAGATCGTTGACGTGGATGAAAACTCACCGACGCTCACCTTCAACACCATCGGCCGCCACCAGTCAAGGATTGTGCGCACACGTGTCGCCTCGGTGAAGTCACCGTGGCTGTCGCACGTGAACGTGGACGACGTGTTCGCGGTCCCGATCTCACACGGCGAGGGACGTTTCCTCGCAGGCGCAGACGTCGTCGAAGCACTCATCGCAAACGGTCAGGTGGCAACGCAGTATGTCGACCTCGATAACCAGTCGACATCTGACATCCACTTCAACCCGAACAACTCCTTCATGGCAATTGAAGCAATCACCTCACCGGATGGCCGCGTGCTCGGTAAAATGGGGCACTCGGAACGTGTGGGCGAGGGACTGTACCGCAATGTCCCTGATAAGTTCATGATGCAGCTGTTTGAGTCGCTGGTTGCCTACTATCGGTGA
- the htpX gene encoding zinc metalloprotease HtpX has product MIWKRDYGLIARQILAWAVIGLIYVVLFSVIGWWLAGTGMFGSYYLYMIIGMAGVMALVQYFLSDKLVLMSTKAKVVTEDEEPKLYAMVKKLADEADLPMPRVAIMPSPVPNAFATGRSPKHAVVAVTQAIRGILTDEELEAVLAHELAHVKNRDMLTMTIGSFLVSIAAMIINNAFIMALLSSNRDSENGGGIIVFIVAMVVIVIVYIVGTMVTMAISRYREFSADRGSAYITRDPDALIRALKKISGKMETIPPDKKREISAENSFYIIPAISGESVMELFSTHPPLEKRIANLEKVKMEMQGY; this is encoded by the coding sequence ATGATATGGAAGCGTGACTATGGTCTCATTGCCCGTCAGATTCTGGCATGGGCTGTTATAGGCCTTATCTACGTGGTACTGTTCTCCGTGATCGGCTGGTGGCTTGCCGGAACCGGCATGTTCGGCTCGTACTACCTGTATATGATCATCGGAATGGCAGGAGTTATGGCGCTCGTCCAGTACTTCCTTTCCGACAAGCTGGTGCTGATGTCAACGAAGGCCAAGGTTGTCACCGAGGATGAGGAGCCGAAGCTGTATGCGATGGTAAAAAAACTCGCTGATGAGGCGGACCTTCCGATGCCGCGCGTGGCAATTATGCCCTCGCCGGTGCCGAACGCATTTGCAACCGGCAGAAGCCCGAAGCATGCGGTTGTTGCCGTGACCCAGGCGATCAGAGGCATTCTGACCGATGAGGAACTGGAGGCTGTGCTTGCCCATGAACTGGCGCACGTGAAAAACCGCGACATGCTGACGATGACGATTGGAAGTTTCCTGGTTTCAATCGCAGCGATGATCATCAACAATGCCTTTATCATGGCACTTCTGAGCAGCAACCGCGACAGCGAGAACGGCGGCGGCATTATTGTCTTCATTGTTGCAATGGTAGTGATTGTTATCGTGTATATTGTTGGAACAATGGTTACGATGGCAATTTCCCGGTACCGTGAGTTCTCCGCAGACCGCGGCAGTGCCTATATCACCCGCGATCCGGATGCACTGATTCGTGCGCTGAAAAAGATCTCCGGTAAGATGGAGACGATCCCGCCGGACAAGAAGCGCGAGATTTCTGCAGAGAATTCATTCTATATTATTCCGGCAATCTCCGGCGAGTCGGTGATGGAGCTGTTCTCTACGCACCCGCCTCTTGAGAAGCGTATTGCAAATCTTGAGAAGGTTAAGATGGAGATGCAGGGATACTAA
- a CDS encoding putative phosphothreonine lyase domain-containg protein, whose translation MFEDEVTETEEEIMTEELTDLAFGMFTIFMERQLEKEDTCLYREVEAGADLIDRCASCLTIFEDTYPPLVSALSALGTAADIAALYIAGEGIVPTRTTRSYWIQQDRPGVATGVSGAEEAGKWLIFLPPEEIDAAWQKVRNATVLGTLGIGAKVSTAKENDDSYDERKVIYVFTADWSDEADVMRVREELKQLGFVDRIGYKRNLDTYAGEYREKGKRVAYYSV comes from the coding sequence ATGTTCGAAGACGAAGTCACAGAGACCGAAGAAGAGATCATGACAGAGGAACTGACTGATCTGGCGTTCGGAATGTTTACCATCTTCATGGAGCGGCAACTGGAAAAGGAGGATACCTGTCTCTACCGTGAGGTGGAGGCAGGTGCGGATCTGATCGACCGCTGTGCATCCTGTCTAACTATCTTTGAAGACACTTATCCCCCGCTGGTTTCTGCACTGTCTGCTCTTGGAACAGCCGCAGACATTGCCGCACTCTATATCGCAGGCGAAGGCATCGTTCCAACCAGAACCACCCGGTCCTACTGGATACAACAGGACCGCCCCGGTGTTGCTACCGGCGTTTCGGGTGCGGAGGAAGCAGGTAAGTGGCTGATATTTTTACCGCCCGAAGAAATTGATGCCGCATGGCAGAAGGTTCGCAACGCAACCGTTCTTGGAACTCTTGGCATTGGTGCAAAGGTCAGCACCGCAAAGGAGAATGATGACTCGTACGACGAACGCAAAGTCATCTATGTGTTCACCGCAGACTGGTCTGACGAAGCGGATGTGATGCGGGTGCGCGAAGAGCTTAAGCAGCTCGGCTTTGTTGACCGAATCGGCTACAAGCGCAATCTTGACACCTATGCGGGCGAGTATCGGGAGAAGGGAAAGCGCGTGGCCTACTACTCGGTCTAA
- a CDS encoding 50S ribosomal protein L40e — translation MRFPEAEARLLNVQVCMKCNARNAFRATTCRKCGSTSLRPKNKERKA, via the coding sequence ATGAGATTCCCAGAAGCAGAGGCAAGACTTCTTAATGTACAAGTTTGCATGAAATGCAATGCACGTAACGCTTTCCGCGCAACCACCTGCCGCAAGTGCGGCTCAACGTCCCTTCGCCCGAAGAACAAGGAACGCAAGGCATAA
- the rdgB gene encoding RdgB/HAM1 family non-canonical purine NTP pyrophosphatase, which produces MITVVTGNKNKAAEVAAFFAGIAEVTHVDFTCIEPQADTVEEIARAKAEQAYAALNVPLIVDDTGLFIDALSGFPGPYAAYVQDTIRNAGVLRLMNGVADRRARFATAVAYADESGVRVFSGTVEGEITTAERGTEGFGYDPIFAVGVSTLAEMSMEEKNSLSHRARALAAFREWYITSR; this is translated from the coding sequence GTGATCACGGTTGTTACCGGAAACAAAAACAAGGCAGCCGAGGTTGCGGCATTCTTCGCAGGCATTGCTGAAGTGACGCATGTCGACTTCACCTGCATTGAGCCTCAGGCCGACACGGTGGAGGAGATTGCACGCGCGAAGGCAGAGCAGGCATATGCGGCGCTGAACGTGCCGTTAATCGTGGATGATACCGGACTCTTCATTGATGCGCTGTCCGGGTTTCCCGGCCCTTATGCGGCATATGTGCAGGATACGATTCGTAATGCAGGTGTTCTCCGGCTGATGAACGGGGTTGCCGACAGACGTGCACGTTTTGCGACCGCGGTTGCTTATGCGGACGAGAGCGGTGTCCGCGTATTTTCCGGAACCGTTGAAGGAGAGATAACGACTGCCGAACGCGGGACGGAAGGGTTTGGCTATGATCCGATATTTGCGGTGGGCGTGAGCACGCTTGCCGAGATGTCGATGGAGGAAAAGAACAGCCTGTCCCACCGCGCCCGTGCTCTTGCGGCGTTTCGTGAGTGGTACATAACCTCGCGATGA
- a CDS encoding bifunctional N(6)-L-threonylcarbamoyladenine synthase/serine/threonine protein kinase, producing the protein MPETRVLGIEGTAWNFSAAVFDEDLVCLESSPYVPPHGGIHPREAAQHHAAVAADVIGKVLEKAGDDIDAVAFSIGPGLGPSLRTAATAARSLALKFGVPLIGVNHCVAHVEIGRWYTKFSDPIVLYASGANTQVLGFLNGRYRIFGETLDIGLGNALDKFARSHDLPHPGGPIIEEMAKKGSYIPLPYTVKGMDLAFSGLMSAAKEATARGESMEDVCFSFQETAFAMCVEVTERALAHTGKDEVILVGGVGANSRLQEMLRLMCEERGARFMAPPRVYMGDNGAMIAYTGKIMLEAGSTISVADSVVNPGFRSDQVEVTWRSDAGELFAPGQSETAERGAEAAVDLTGTDAVKTRLSKGYRVPQLDAALIAERTRAEARCIAAARRGGVPVPVIRDVTEHTIVMEKLDGDVLKYVINDAYAFAAGVSVGKLHKTGIVHGDLTTSNMIWQNGRVYLIDFGLAQMTDEIEPRGVDLHVLFQTLESTTASPKPLKQAFCDGYRSAFADADAVIEREVEIELRGRYL; encoded by the coding sequence ATGCCCGAAACAAGGGTTCTTGGCATTGAAGGAACAGCATGGAACTTCAGTGCCGCTGTTTTTGATGAGGATCTGGTCTGTCTTGAATCCTCGCCGTACGTACCTCCGCACGGAGGAATTCATCCGCGCGAAGCTGCCCAGCATCATGCGGCGGTCGCTGCTGATGTGATTGGAAAAGTTCTCGAAAAAGCCGGAGATGATATCGATGCGGTCGCGTTCTCGATCGGGCCGGGTCTTGGTCCGTCACTGCGGACAGCAGCGACTGCGGCACGGTCTCTTGCGCTGAAATTCGGCGTTCCGTTAATCGGCGTGAACCATTGTGTTGCTCATGTGGAGATCGGACGCTGGTACACGAAGTTTTCCGACCCGATTGTGCTCTATGCATCAGGTGCAAACACGCAGGTGCTCGGGTTTTTGAACGGACGCTACCGAATTTTTGGTGAAACACTGGACATCGGATTAGGGAACGCTCTGGACAAGTTTGCCCGCAGTCATGATCTCCCGCATCCGGGAGGGCCGATCATCGAGGAGATGGCGAAGAAAGGAAGCTACATTCCGCTTCCCTATACAGTGAAAGGAATGGATCTGGCCTTCTCCGGTCTGATGAGCGCGGCAAAGGAGGCAACCGCACGCGGCGAGTCGATGGAGGATGTGTGCTTCAGTTTTCAGGAGACTGCGTTTGCGATGTGTGTCGAGGTCACGGAACGTGCGCTCGCCCACACCGGAAAGGATGAGGTAATTCTCGTCGGCGGTGTTGGTGCAAACAGCCGCCTTCAGGAGATGCTCAGGCTCATGTGCGAGGAGCGCGGCGCACGCTTCATGGCACCGCCGCGGGTCTACATGGGCGATAACGGTGCGATGATCGCCTACACCGGAAAAATCATGCTGGAGGCAGGCTCCACGATCTCTGTTGCAGACTCTGTGGTGAATCCTGGATTTCGGTCCGATCAGGTTGAGGTGACCTGGCGGAGCGATGCGGGCGAGCTGTTTGCCCCTGGTCAGTCCGAGACTGCGGAGCGCGGAGCAGAAGCCGCCGTGGACCTGACCGGAACCGACGCGGTGAAGACGCGGCTGTCAAAGGGATACCGCGTGCCTCAGCTGGATGCGGCGCTGATTGCGGAGCGGACACGTGCCGAAGCGCGCTGTATTGCTGCAGCGCGCAGGGGAGGCGTGCCGGTGCCGGTGATCCGCGATGTTACGGAGCATACGATTGTGATGGAAAAACTGGACGGCGATGTGCTGAAGTATGTTATCAACGATGCGTACGCATTCGCAGCCGGAGTCTCGGTTGGCAAACTGCACAAGACAGGCATCGTGCACGGGGATCTGACAACCTCGAATATGATCTGGCAGAATGGACGCGTGTATCTGATCGACTTCGGTCTTGCCCAGATGACGGATGAGATTGAGCCGCGCGGTGTAGATCTGCATGTGCTGTTCCAGACGCTGGAGAGCACGACGGCTTCGCCAAAACCCCTGAAGCAGGCGTTCTGTGACGGATACCGCTCGGCATTTGCCGATGCGGATGCGGTGATCGAACGCGAGGTTGAGATTGAGCTGAGGGGGCGGTATCTGTGA
- a CDS encoding 30S ribosomal protein S27ae, with protein MAAKKKAAKESQKRSELYSVDGQGKATTAHRHCPRCGPGVFMGEHSDRFACGKCGYTEFKQ; from the coding sequence ATGGCAGCAAAGAAGAAGGCAGCAAAGGAATCCCAGAAACGCAGTGAACTTTACTCCGTTGATGGACAGGGAAAGGCAACCACCGCTCACCGCCACTGCCCGCGCTGCGGTCCGGGAGTCTTTATGGGCGAACACTCTGACCGTTTCGCCTGCGGTAAATGCGGATATACTGAGTTTAAGCAATAA